A stretch of the Deltaproteobacteria bacterium genome encodes the following:
- the hisH gene encoding imidazole glycerol phosphate synthase subunit HisH, whose protein sequence is MIAVVDYGMGNLRSVSKAFESQGFPVIVTRDSKDIEGASGLVLPGVGAFGDCVKHLDEFGLTGPIKDFIDSGKPFLGICLGLQVLFEGSEESPGAGGLGILKGKVVRFPAFKKERLKVPHMGWNQIEIKKNAPVLDGIPEGSWFYFVHSYYPEPGDESAVAIKSSYGIDFTAAVQVGNMFACQFHPEKSSSYGLRILSNFAAICGEEKRARSA, encoded by the coding sequence ATGATTGCCGTAGTCGATTACGGAATGGGTAACTTAAGGAGCGTAAGCAAGGCTTTTGAGAGTCAGGGGTTCCCTGTAATTGTCACAAGGGATTCAAAGGATATAGAGGGTGCAAGCGGGCTCGTTCTTCCGGGTGTTGGGGCCTTCGGGGATTGCGTAAAACACCTTGATGAGTTCGGGCTTACAGGGCCGATAAAAGATTTCATCGATTCGGGGAAACCGTTTTTGGGTATCTGTCTCGGGCTTCAGGTCCTGTTCGAAGGGAGTGAGGAATCGCCCGGCGCCGGGGGCCTCGGAATTCTCAAGGGTAAAGTCGTCAGGTTTCCCGCTTTTAAAAAAGAGCGCCTGAAAGTCCCTCACATGGGATGGAACCAGATAGAGATAAAAAAGAACGCGCCTGTCCTTGACGGTATTCCGGAGGGGAGCTGGTTCTATTTCGTCCACTCCTATTACCCCGAGCCCGGGGATGAAAGCGCAGTCGCGATCAAGTCGAGCTACGGAATAGATTTTACCGCCGCAGTTCAAGTCGGGAATATGTTCGCCTGCCAGTTCCACCCTGAAAAGAGCAGCTCGTACGGGCTCAGGATTCTGAGCAACTTCGCCGCTATCTGCGGTGAAGAGAAAAGGGCGCGCTCGGCTTAA
- a CDS encoding ABC transporter permease, with product MHIKAQIVITALIIAAIIGIAVAAPYVAPYEYDQTDFKNALAKPGNAHLMGTDQEGRDLLSRVIYGARVSISVALGTALIALIIGTVYGAVSGYIGGKTDELMMRLVDIFYSLPDLLLIVLITLVIGRGVLGIVLALGLTAWMRVARIVRGSVLQLKGVDYVQSAKSLGASPSRILGKHIIPNILSPLIITLTFSVPYAILAESTLSFLGLGIAPPESSWGTLASTGWQGMRTFPHLIVFPSLAIFITAFSFNLFGEGLRDYLDPQKTGR from the coding sequence TTGCATATAAAGGCTCAGATTGTTATCACCGCTCTGATAATCGCAGCCATCATAGGCATAGCCGTAGCGGCGCCCTATGTCGCGCCCTATGAATATGATCAGACCGATTTTAAAAACGCCCTCGCAAAGCCCGGCAACGCTCACCTGATGGGCACCGACCAGGAAGGAAGAGACTTGCTTAGCAGGGTTATTTACGGTGCCAGGGTCTCGATATCCGTGGCGCTCGGAACCGCACTTATAGCGCTCATAATAGGAACCGTATACGGAGCCGTCTCGGGGTACATAGGGGGTAAAACAGACGAGCTTATGATGAGGCTGGTCGACATTTTCTATTCCCTTCCCGACCTTCTGCTCATCGTTCTTATCACGCTGGTTATAGGTAGGGGCGTCCTCGGAATCGTTCTTGCGCTCGGCCTTACCGCGTGGATGCGTGTTGCGAGGATAGTAAGGGGCAGTGTGCTTCAGCTAAAGGGAGTTGATTACGTGCAATCGGCAAAAAGTCTGGGCGCGTCTCCTTCGCGGATTCTGGGAAAACATATAATTCCCAATATACTGAGCCCCCTTATCATAACGCTGACATTCTCCGTACCCTACGCGATACTCGCCGAGTCAACCCTCAGTTTTCTGGGCCTGGGCATAGCCCCGCCCGAGTCAAGCTGGGGTACCCTCGCCAGCACGGGATGGCAGGGTATGAGAACCTTTCCCCATCTTATAGTGTTTCCGAGTTTGGCTATTTTCATTACGGCTTTTTCATTTAATCTATTCGGAGAGGGATTAAGGGACTATCTCGATCCGCAAAAAACAGGGAGGTAA
- a CDS encoding transglycosylase SLT domain-containing protein, producing MEFEYRTLNSYSGQASLAYIPILILIVFIPLITFSPGASAQINCQSEIYLPAKQDAKDRFKKGYCFIQMGQFQEGVSRLKGVENELPLVGDYVIYYQAAGYENLGDMANASVLFNRVLTEYSGSGLKKKTLSRLGNIYIQTGDSTNAERIFRSLYNEESSRDLKASHLESLGQALENQGKYRDAVNTYKQVWVQYPETKSAGSAHSSAKRLSADYGIPFAVTESDYLERGDTLFKYSRWSSAINNYEKVSSKSTGTRTNMAIAMVNSGRLNEAENMLGGINSPESLFWRAKIKSKQGLDSEASSLYSRIHESFPSSDLAPEGLYNAARLYQINNDNQRAIKTYDILIRTYPRNKYAEDGAWYLGWIYYRKGMYREALATFSAFTNSSSSFNASNAKYWKARTLEKQGRKDEAHSQYRELANTTPPTYHTYLAQKKTGVSPVFANINPETTVLNPEASKRKQKAELLIELGVPEDARLEIEKMEDVAGTQEEYVAVSLLYSKVDDYHNSIKVAQDIGLPQANSLSFPRGYKDIVGPYAKKYGVDELLVYSVIREESRFQKAVVSPADAVGLMQLIPPTARTVARQIGINGFTIEMLTIPRVNIEMGIFYLKQVMDEFNGDVELALASYNAGPHRAADWKTRFYGLEKDEFIEEIPFRETRNYIRRILRSYGAYKAIYGNTASAAPAATPGPGISETKYPVN from the coding sequence ATGGAATTTGAATACAGGACTTTGAACTCATATAGCGGACAGGCGAGCTTGGCATACATTCCTATTTTAATCCTGATTGTTTTCATCCCTTTAATCACTTTCTCCCCCGGGGCCTCGGCACAGATAAACTGCCAGTCCGAGATATACCTGCCCGCCAAACAGGACGCTAAAGACAGATTCAAAAAGGGTTACTGTTTTATCCAGATGGGCCAGTTTCAGGAAGGGGTATCGAGATTAAAAGGTGTTGAAAACGAGCTTCCTCTCGTGGGAGACTACGTAATATATTACCAGGCCGCAGGCTATGAAAATTTGGGCGACATGGCAAACGCCTCAGTTCTTTTCAACAGGGTTTTGACGGAATATTCCGGGAGCGGACTCAAGAAAAAGACCCTTTCCCGCCTCGGGAATATTTATATTCAAACCGGGGATTCCACAAACGCGGAAAGAATATTCAGGTCTTTGTACAATGAGGAAAGCAGCCGGGATTTGAAGGCCTCGCACCTGGAGAGCCTGGGGCAGGCGCTTGAAAATCAGGGTAAATACCGGGACGCCGTAAACACTTATAAACAGGTATGGGTCCAGTACCCCGAGACCAAGTCCGCCGGGAGCGCGCATTCGTCGGCAAAGCGGCTGAGCGCCGATTACGGTATCCCCTTTGCCGTAACGGAATCGGATTACCTAGAGAGAGGAGACACTCTGTTTAAATATTCGAGATGGTCCTCCGCTATAAACAACTACGAAAAGGTATCCTCAAAAAGCACCGGAACAAGAACCAACATGGCAATAGCGATGGTGAACTCGGGGAGATTGAACGAAGCGGAAAACATGCTCGGAGGAATAAATTCACCTGAGTCTCTTTTCTGGAGGGCAAAAATTAAATCGAAGCAGGGCCTCGACTCGGAGGCTTCCTCTCTATACTCCCGGATACATGAATCGTTTCCTTCGAGCGACCTCGCCCCCGAGGGCCTGTATAACGCGGCGAGGCTTTATCAGATAAATAACGACAATCAGAGGGCGATAAAGACTTACGACATCCTCATAAGAACCTACCCCAGGAATAAATACGCGGAAGACGGCGCCTGGTATCTCGGATGGATTTACTACAGGAAGGGTATGTACAGAGAGGCGCTTGCGACATTTTCCGCTTTCACCAATTCTTCATCCTCCTTCAACGCTTCAAACGCCAAGTACTGGAAAGCGAGGACGCTCGAGAAGCAGGGCAGAAAAGACGAGGCGCATTCGCAGTACAGGGAACTGGCGAATACCACCCCGCCTACGTACCACACATACCTGGCCCAGAAGAAAACGGGCGTCTCCCCTGTTTTCGCGAATATAAACCCGGAAACAACCGTACTCAATCCCGAGGCAAGCAAGAGAAAACAAAAGGCCGAACTGTTGATCGAGCTCGGGGTACCCGAGGACGCGAGACTCGAGATTGAAAAGATGGAGGACGTAGCCGGTACACAGGAAGAATATGTTGCGGTAAGCCTTCTATACTCTAAAGTCGACGACTATCATAACTCGATAAAAGTTGCCCAGGATATAGGACTGCCTCAGGCAAACAGCCTATCATTCCCCAGAGGATACAAAGACATCGTCGGCCCTTACGCTAAAAAATACGGCGTGGACGAGCTGCTTGTCTACTCTGTAATAAGGGAGGAAAGCAGATTCCAAAAGGCCGTCGTCTCGCCTGCTGACGCAGTCGGGCTTATGCAGCTTATTCCGCCCACGGCAAGAACAGTGGCCAGACAGATCGGCATTAACGGATTCACAATCGAAATGCTTACAATCCCGCGAGTCAATATCGAGATGGGAATATTTTACTTAAAACAGGTGATGGACGAATTCAACGGGGACGTCGAGCTTGCGCTTGCGAGCTACAACGCGGGACCCCACAGGGCGGCTGACTGGAAGACAAGGTTCTACGGTCTTGAAAAGGACGAATTCATTGAAGAGATCCCGTTTAGGGAGACGAGGAATTATATAAGAAGGATACTGAGAAGCTACGGGGCTTATAAGGCGATCTACGGCAACACCGCTTCCGCCGCTCCGGCGGCCACTCCCGGGCCCGGGATAAGCGAGACAAAATATCCGGTTAATTAA